The following coding sequences are from one Nicotiana tomentosiformis chromosome 3, ASM39032v3, whole genome shotgun sequence window:
- the LOC138908443 gene encoding uncharacterized protein — MANNSVPQVQQKFDVITQLRVEVDAVKAEAEEWKKNMDHLALEKKAARTQLASAEIQLRSLKEKALVQAKKIEEFQSRLGSATSDQERLATELSEAKSEVEKAMANADVMVVVYRSDVEAAQVRAKEVAEATQARANWVAEHAKCQSRREALEEIHARGFDLTAEIERAKELEAEAGVLAFPDDDEEIGSMSRSESEGGLEGEDAAPEED, encoded by the coding sequence ATGGCTAACAATTCGGTTCCACAGGTCCAGCAAAAGTTTGATGTGATCACGCAACTTCGTGTTGAAGTGGACGCTGTGAAGGCGGAGGCCGAAGAGTGGAAAAAGAATATGGACCACCTTGCCTTAGAAAAGAAGGCTGCCCGAACTCAACTGGCCTCGGCTGAGATCCAActccgaagcttgaaagagaaagccttggtacaagccaagaaaattgaggagttccagtctcggttggGCTCAGCAACTTCTGATCAAGAAAGACTGGCCACAGAACTTTCAGAGGCTAAATCGGAGGTCGAAAAAGCCATGGCCAATGCTGATGTAATGGTGGTCGTTTACCGGTCTGATGttgaagctgctcaggttcgagcaaaggaggttgctGAGGCTACTCAGGCTCGAgcaaactgggttgccgagcacgctaaatgccagtctcgaagggaggctctcgaggagatccatgctcgtggcttcgatcttacggCCGAGATCGAGAGagctaaggagcttgaagccgAGGCTGGAGTAttggcctttcctgatgatgatgaagaaatcggGAGTATGAGTAGATCTGAAAGTGAAGGAGGCCTCGAGGGCGAAGATGCTGCTCCTGAAGAGGACTAA